The bacterium nucleotide sequence TCGCGACGCTCGACGAATATCTCGGCTGGGGAATTTTGTCGCCCTATTTTTAAGAAAACAGGAAGCTGAAAATCGACAATCACGCGGCGATTCGCGGGCGCCCGACCCCTCTTTCCTCTTTCCTGTTTCCTATTTTCTATTTCCCGTTCCGATGCTAACGTCAATTCGAGATGTTGCGACGCGCGTTTTTGCGCCGCGGTAAGGGGACGTTTGCCATGGGCCTTGGGACAACCGAACTCATCATCATTCTCGTCATCATCCTGATCATTTTCGGCGTCGGGAAACTGCCGGAGATCGGCCAGGGCCTCGGCAAGGGCATCAAGGAATTCCGCAAGGCGCAAAAGGACGAAAAAGAGATCGCGGCGAAGTCCGAGGAAATGGACGACAAGGACGACGATACGACGGTCTGAACGCCGCGCCGCGCGTTTGGCGCACGGCGAAACACATCCCGATCTTCGCGCGCCGCTGCCGCGAAAACCATCGGCCCGCTTCTTGACATAGGCCGGACCATGTCCTAATTTCCCCCTCCCCTTGACGGGGAACGTGTCGCGGGGTGGAGCAGTCCGGTAGCTCGTCGGGCTCATAACCCGAAGGTCGCAGGTTCAAATCCTGCCCCCGCTACTTCGATATGAGGCCCGAAAACATTGGCGTTTTCGGGCCTTTCTTTTCGTGCGCGGAAATAACGGAGGCGCTGCACTCCGTCGTTTTCCAGCGCGATCGGGCCGTCGCCGGGCCGAATCCTGGATCGCAAATTCCGTCGGCTACCGCAAGCCGCGCGGAACGTATAAACTTCGCTTCTTCAAATCCCTGATCACCATTTTGGGGCGTACCGATTTCGAGGGGCCGCAACGTCGTGCGTTTCTCGAAGAATACAGGGAGATGGAGATGACGCAGCATCGCGAACGCACGCCGTCCCTCACTCGCGCGGCGCGACTGATGGCCGCGCTGGCTGTCGCGGCGGCTCTCCATGCCGCGCCCGCCGGAGCGGGCAACCCCAACTGGCCGAACGGCCCGGGCGACGACCCCCGCGATGCGCTGCCGGACGATCCCCTCTACGCCGCGCAGTGGAGCCACTGGAGCTATATCCCCGAATCGGCGATGAACACCATCCGCCCCGCGGAAATCGCCCTTGGCAGCGGCATTCACGTCGATCGCGCCTGGCAGGTGACGGTCGGGCAGCCGTCCGTCGTCATCGCGGCCTGCGACACGGGCGTCCATTGGGACGACCTCGATCTCGTGGAAAAGATTCCGCTGAACACCGGCGAGCTGCCGCTGCCCGAGGGCGCGAGCGTACACGACGCCAACGGCGACGACCGCGTGAACGTGCGTGACTACGACATGGATTCGCGCGTCTTCGACGCGAACGGCAACGGCGTCATCGACGCAAACGATCTGACGCGCATTTTCGAGGACGGCATCGATGGCGACGACAACGGCTACATCGACGACATCGCCGGCTGGGACTTTCTGTGGGACGACAACAATCCGTTTGACGACACGGACGCCAAACACGGCACCGGCGTCGCGGCGCGCACCGCGGGCCGCACCAACGACGGGTACGGCTACGCGGGCACGTGTCCGGAGTGCATGCTGATGCCGCTTCGCGTGTCGGACGGTTTCGTCGGTTACGTGAATCACTTCAACGAGGCGGCTTTTTACGCCGTCGATAACGGCGCGCGGGTTATCCTGCACGCGAACTCCACGATCAATTTCACGCCCGCGACGCGTCAGGCGATCGACTACGCGTGGGATCACGACATCCTCTACGTCACCATCCTCGGCGACGCGGCGAGCTTCCATCACGTCTATCCGGGCGCGCTGCCGCGCGCGTTCACCGTGCAATCGTTCGTGCACGACACCCGCAATTTCGAAAACGCGGCGTCGTATTTGCGGCTTTCGAACTGCTCGGGCTTCGGTCCGCGTGCGCTTGTCGGCGCGTCCTACGATTGCGCGTCCGTGCCGACGGGCATCGTCGCCGGCGTCGCGGGCCTCGTCTATTCGCGCGGCATCGAGGTCGCGCTCGATCCGCCGCTGTCCGCGGGCGAGGTGTGGCAGCTTCTGATCGGCACCGTGGACGACGTGGACATCCCCGATTCCTGGGGCGACCCGGAACAATTCGAAAGCCGGCCCGGATGGGATCACCATTTCGGTTACGGGCGCATCAACGCGCGCCGCGCCATCGACCGCATCGCGCCGGGCACGATCCCGCCGGTCGCCGAGATCGTCTCGCCCGACTGGTTCGCGTTTATCGATCCCGCGCGCGTCGACGAGATCGCGGTCACATTCACGGCCGCCGCGCGGCGCGCGCCGTCGTTTGCGTACACGCTCGAGGCCGCGCCCGGCGTGGAGCCGTGGGAACACGAGTTCATCGAGCTATGCGCGAACGACGGCGTGACGACGGACGCCGAAGTGACGTGCCCGCTCGATCCCTCGGCGCTTTCGAATCGCGCGGACGATCCCGTCGAGTCTCCGTTTCAATACAACGCGACGCTGCGCCTCACGGTGACCGACAGCCTCGGCAATCGCGCGGTCGATCGCCGCACGTTCTACATCCGGCGTGACGCGGCCCTGATGCCCACGTCGCCGCTGCTGCTCGAAAGCTCGCTCGAAGGTTCTCCGCAGCCCGTCGACATGGACGGCGACGGCGTGCCGGAACTCGTCATTGCGCAGATGAATGGGCGCGTGGACGTCATCGATGCGACCGGCGCCTCCGAACCCGGCTGGCCGGTGTTTGTCGACGCCTACCCGGCGTTTGACGGGGCATCGCCGGCCAATCACCTCGCCGCGCGCGCTTACAGCGACGGTTTGATCGAGCCGTTCCGACAGGGCATCTGGGGCACACCGGCGGTCGGCGACCTTGACGGCGACGGCGGGCGCGACGTTGTTGTCACGACGATGGAAGGCTTCGTTTACGCGTGGGACGCGGACGGCAACCTCCGTTTCGGATTCCCCGTCGCCGTCGATCCGGCGAACGCGCACGCCGCGGACGCCGCGTCTCGCGTCGAGATCGGTATCTACGCCGCGCCGGTCATCGCGGACCTGACCGGCGACGGGCGGCTCGAAATCGTCGCCGCGGCGATGGACGGCTTCGTTTATGCGTGGGACGCCGGCGGCGAAATCCTGGCGGGGTTTCCGGTCGCGTGCTGGGACCCGGAGGGACTCGCCCTGCCCGCGCGATTCATCGCGTCGCCCGCCGTCGGCGACCTGAACGGCGACGGCATCCTCGACATCGTGGCAGGCACGACGCAGATCGATGAGCGCAACGGCCTCGCGTACGCCATCCACGGAGACGGCGCGCTGCACGACGGCGGGCCTTTTCTGCCGGGCTGGCCCGTGCGTATCGCCGGCGTGACGCAGGAAATCCTGCCGTTTTTGGGATACGGCATCGCCGCCTCGCCGTCGCTCGCGGATTTCGACGGCGACGGCCGCGTGGAGGCGGCGTTCCTCGCGGGGATCAGCATGCCGGTCGGCATCGACGGCGACGGCTCGCCAACGTGGAGCGGGCTTGTCGCGCTGTTCGGAAAGCAAAGCGCCGCGACGCAGTTCGCCGGCCTGTCGGGCATGAGTTTTCTGACCTGGGCGGACGTGAACGCGGACAACGTGCCGGACCTGTTGAGCGCGGGACTTTCCGTCAACTACATGAAGCTTCTTTCGGATTACGGCCACCGCATTTTGTGGGAGTCGTACCTGTATGGACTGGACGGACGCACAGGCCGCCAGCTTCCCTACTTCCCGCTGCTTGCCGAAGACCTGATGGTTGCCAACGGCCCGACGGTCGCGCACCTGGATGCGGACGTATCGCCCGAAATCCTCATCGGCACCGGCGGATACATCCTCCACGCGTACAACCAGTTCGGCGAGGAAGCGGAGGGGTTTCCGAAGTTCACCGGCCAGTGGGTATCGACGACGCCGATCGTCGCGGACCTGACCGGCAACGGGTATTACGAAGTCGTGGCCGGATCGCGCGACGGATCGATCTTCATCTGGCGCACGTGCTCGCCCGCGGGCCGCACCCTCGAGACGCGCGGGTTCCACCACGACGAACGCAACACCGGCAATTACACGTCATCGATTCTCGAAACGTACGCGCCCGTCGATCCTTACGATCCGTTCTGCGGCGACCCGCCGCCGAATGACGACGACGACGACGACGCCACCGGTGACGACGACGCGTCCGGTAACGATGACGCGGATGTCGCCGACGCGGGCGACGATGATGACGATGAAGGATGTTGCGGCTGCTGAAGCCCGGCTTGCGATGTCAGTGCCGCAAACGAAGTCACACCGCGACAGCGGGGTGACGAAGTGCGCGGTCGGCCCCGCCTGTCACTCGACACGGACGCGCGACTCGCGCCGGACTCGATCCTCAATCCTCGATCCTCAATCCTCAAGTCCGCCCAAAATCGTCCTCGATCCTGACGATGTCGTCCTCGCCGAAATAGTCGCCCTGCTGTACCTCGATGAACACGAGGTCCGTGCCGCCGGTATTCTCGATGCGATGTACCGCGCCCTGCGGGATGTCGAGCGCGACGCCCGGCGAAACGGGGATATCCTCATCGCCCCGGCGCGCCACGCCCTGCCCCGCCACAATGAACCAGTGCTCGCGCCGGCGGTTGTGATATTGCAGCGACAAGCGCTTGCCCGCGCATACGGTGATGCGTTTGAGCTTGTAGGTCGACTCTTCGAGAAGAACTTCGTAGTAGCCCCAAGGGCGTTCGTTTTCCGGCATGAAAATTCCGATGCGTTGCAGCGTCGTTTCAGGCGGTTTTACGCATCAAGAGACAGGGGCGTCAACGCACGGTTTACGGATTGGCGAACGTCGCCGCCTTGGCGCGGCGCATCGCCTCCATCACTTCGGGGAGCGAATTTTCGCTTTTGCGCGCGAGAGCGAAGACGAACGGCCGCGTGCCCATGCGGCGGACGAGCACGTCGGCAAAGACGCCCGTGGCGAACAGGCGCTTCAATTCGCCTTCGTCCGTGCCTTGCGCGCACACGACGCGGCGAAAATACGCGGTTGCGAACGGACGGGCCAGGCGCGTCGGCAGATTCCAGTAGCCCGTGAACCAATGCGCCGCATTCGCCGTCGTTTGGCGATCCACCTCAAGCAGAAATGCCGCGCCGTCGGGCGCGAGCACGCGCGCGATTTCGGCCACGCCTCGCTCGGGGTGCGGCCAGTGTTTCAGCGACGCGGAGGTCATGACGAGATCGAACGACGCCTCGCCGAAGGGCAGATTCTCGGCGTCGGCGATTTCGAATTTGAGATTCGGTTGATCCGCGCCGAGCTTTCTCGCGGCCGCGATCATTTCTTCGGATAGATCGACGCCGGTCACGATCGCGCCCGGGCTGCGCCTCGCGACGTGGCGCGTCGCCCGGCCGGGGCCGCAGCCGATATCGAGCACACGCGCGCCCGGCGGCAATGGCGGAAGCAATTCGTCGATGATGATCTCGTACACCGCGTCGCTTGCCGCCACCGTCTTGTTGTAAGAGCGCGCGAGGCGCTCGGACCACGCGCCTTTCATGCTGAACAGATGCATCGTCAATCCCGGCATGGCGCGGATCATAACGCAACCCGGGACGCGTTGCGACAGGGATCGCTTCGAAGATCGCGCGCGGGCTTGCTTTCCTTCGCCCTTGCCTCCAAATTCTTCGTGATTTTCATGGCGGCGACGCCGCGTGGGGTAGCGATGCTTGAAGTCCGCGACATTCACAAGACCTATCACCAGGGCAAGATTCCCGTCCACGCCGTTTCGGGCATCACCTTCACGGTCGAGCCGGGGCAGTTTCTGGCGATCACAGGGCCGTCGGGCTCCGGCAAGTCCACCGTGCTGAACCTCATCGGCGCGCTGGACGAACCGACCAAAGGTGACATCCTCATCGACGGCCGCTCGATCACGAAACTTTCGGACGCCGAGCGCACGAAGATGCGCCGCACGAAGATCGGATTCATCTTCCAGTTCTTCAATCTGCTGCCGACGATGAGCGCACTCGAAAATGTCTCGCTGCCGCTTCTGCTCGACGGCGCAAAGCGCGGCGTGGCCTACGAGCGCGCGCAGGAGATTCTGGAGCGTGTCGGGCTGGGTCCCCGCGTGAATCATCGGCCCGACGAGATGTCCGGCGGCGAGCAGCAGCGCGTGGCGATCGCCCGCGCGCTCGCGTTCGACCCCGGCCTCATCCTCGCCGACGAGCCGACCGGTAACCTCGACAGCAAGTCCGGCACGCTTGTCATGGAGATGGTCACGAATCTCGCCCGCGAGTTTCAAAAGGCCGTCGTCCTGGTGACGCACGACCCCACGTCCTGGGCTTACGCCGACCGCCTCCTGCGTATCGTGGACGGCAAGGTCGTCGCGATCGAGGACCAGACCGCCGCGTAACATGCGGCACCTGTTCCGGCTCGCCTCCATCCGCCGCATCGTCGAGCACCCCGTGCGCACGGTGCTGACGATCCTCGGCATCGCGCTCGGCGTTGCCGCGTACATCTCGGTTCGCATGATCCTCGACACGATGTCGGATTCGTACGCGTCGATGATCGACACGGTCGCCGGCAAGGCGCGCCTGCAAATCACCGGCGGCGAGGCCGGCGTGAGCGAGGA carries:
- the tatA gene encoding twin-arginine translocase TatA/TatE family subunit produces the protein MGLGTTELIIILVIILIIFGVGKLPEIGQGLGKGIKEFRKAQKDEKEIAAKSEEMDDKDDDTTV
- a CDS encoding FG-GAP-like repeat-containing protein is translated as MTQHRERTPSLTRAARLMAALAVAAALHAAPAGAGNPNWPNGPGDDPRDALPDDPLYAAQWSHWSYIPESAMNTIRPAEIALGSGIHVDRAWQVTVGQPSVVIAACDTGVHWDDLDLVEKIPLNTGELPLPEGASVHDANGDDRVNVRDYDMDSRVFDANGNGVIDANDLTRIFEDGIDGDDNGYIDDIAGWDFLWDDNNPFDDTDAKHGTGVAARTAGRTNDGYGYAGTCPECMLMPLRVSDGFVGYVNHFNEAAFYAVDNGARVILHANSTINFTPATRQAIDYAWDHDILYVTILGDAASFHHVYPGALPRAFTVQSFVHDTRNFENAASYLRLSNCSGFGPRALVGASYDCASVPTGIVAGVAGLVYSRGIEVALDPPLSAGEVWQLLIGTVDDVDIPDSWGDPEQFESRPGWDHHFGYGRINARRAIDRIAPGTIPPVAEIVSPDWFAFIDPARVDEIAVTFTAAARRAPSFAYTLEAAPGVEPWEHEFIELCANDGVTTDAEVTCPLDPSALSNRADDPVESPFQYNATLRLTVTDSLGNRAVDRRTFYIRRDAALMPTSPLLLESSLEGSPQPVDMDGDGVPELVIAQMNGRVDVIDATGASEPGWPVFVDAYPAFDGASPANHLAARAYSDGLIEPFRQGIWGTPAVGDLDGDGGRDVVVTTMEGFVYAWDADGNLRFGFPVAVDPANAHAADAASRVEIGIYAAPVIADLTGDGRLEIVAAAMDGFVYAWDAGGEILAGFPVACWDPEGLALPARFIASPAVGDLNGDGILDIVAGTTQIDERNGLAYAIHGDGALHDGGPFLPGWPVRIAGVTQEILPFLGYGIAASPSLADFDGDGRVEAAFLAGISMPVGIDGDGSPTWSGLVALFGKQSAATQFAGLSGMSFLTWADVNADNVPDLLSAGLSVNYMKLLSDYGHRILWESYLYGLDGRTGRQLPYFPLLAEDLMVANGPTVAHLDADVSPEILIGTGGYILHAYNQFGEEAEGFPKFTGQWVSTTPIVADLTGNGYYEVVAGSRDGSIFIWRTCSPAGRTLETRGFHHDERNTGNYTSSILETYAPVDPYDPFCGDPPPNDDDDDDATGDDDASGNDDADVADAGDDDDDEGCCGC
- a CDS encoding phosphomannose isomerase type II C-terminal cupin domain, coding for MPENERPWGYYEVLLEESTYKLKRITVCAGKRLSLQYHNRRREHWFIVAGQGVARRGDEDIPVSPGVALDIPQGAVHRIENTGGTDLVFIEVQQGDYFGEDDIVRIEDDFGRT
- a CDS encoding ABC transporter ATP-binding protein, which produces MLEVRDIHKTYHQGKIPVHAVSGITFTVEPGQFLAITGPSGSGKSTVLNLIGALDEPTKGDILIDGRSITKLSDAERTKMRRTKIGFIFQFFNLLPTMSALENVSLPLLLDGAKRGVAYERAQEILERVGLGPRVNHRPDEMSGGEQQRVAIARALAFDPGLILADEPTGNLDSKSGTLVMEMVTNLAREFQKAVVLVTHDPTSWAYADRLLRIVDGKVVAIEDQTAA
- a CDS encoding methyltransferase domain-containing protein, yielding MIRAMPGLTMHLFSMKGAWSERLARSYNKTVAASDAVYEIIIDELLPPLPPGARVLDIGCGPGRATRHVARRSPGAIVTGVDLSEEMIAAARKLGADQPNLKFEIADAENLPFGEASFDLVMTSASLKHWPHPERGVAEIARVLAPDGAAFLLEVDRQTTANAAHWFTGYWNLPTRLARPFATAYFRRVVCAQGTDEGELKRLFATGVFADVLVRRMGTRPFVFALARKSENSLPEVMEAMRRAKAATFANP